Proteins encoded within one genomic window of Gloeobacter kilaueensis JS1:
- the tpiA gene encoding triose-phosphate isomerase codes for MARKVLAGNWKMHKTRGEARAFVEAFLPLIEPLAADRLVILCGPYTCLDILSANAGPYAVGAQNVHWENSGAYTGEIAPVMLTELGVLYAIVGHSERRQYFNETDATVNRRLKAAQAHDLTPILCVGESEALRLAGQTESHIRFQLDHDLKDIDLDRLIVAYEPIWAIGTGKTCAPVEANRIIGLIREHVGQANLPVLYGGSCNPGNIDAIMAQDKIDGVLVGGASLEVQSFARIVNFEAVAVTS; via the coding sequence TTGGCACGCAAGGTTCTGGCGGGCAACTGGAAGATGCACAAGACGCGCGGTGAGGCCCGCGCCTTCGTCGAAGCGTTCTTGCCGCTGATCGAGCCCCTAGCAGCGGATCGGCTGGTGATTTTGTGCGGCCCCTATACCTGCCTGGACATCTTGAGCGCCAACGCCGGGCCTTACGCTGTGGGAGCCCAGAACGTCCATTGGGAAAATAGCGGTGCCTACACCGGCGAAATTGCCCCCGTTATGCTCACCGAACTGGGGGTGCTCTACGCGATTGTCGGCCACTCCGAGCGCCGCCAGTACTTCAACGAAACCGACGCGACGGTCAACCGGCGGCTAAAGGCAGCCCAGGCCCACGACCTTACCCCGATTCTCTGCGTCGGCGAAAGCGAAGCGCTGAGGCTCGCCGGGCAGACCGAATCCCACATTCGCTTTCAACTGGATCACGATCTCAAAGACATCGACCTTGATCGGCTCATCGTCGCCTACGAGCCAATCTGGGCGATCGGCACGGGCAAGACCTGTGCGCCCGTCGAGGCCAACCGGATCATCGGCCTTATCCGCGAACACGTCGGCCAAGCCAACCTGCCTGTTCTTTACGGCGGCTCCTGCAACCCCGGCAACATCGACGCGATCATGGCCCAGGACAAAATCGACGGTGTGCTCGTCGGCGGTGCCAGCCTTGAGGTGCAGAGCTTTGCGCGGATCGTCAACTTTGAGGCGGTGGCTGTCACGAGTTGA
- the psb28 gene encoding photosystem II reaction center protein Psb28, with the protein MATIEFISGIQEEVSEIKLRRGKSSGNVIVVFIFEKVNAMANLSSFSSGGAQYMRLSDEEGDIQVTPRNLEFFYKNDDNLERLVCTFELINDVQRQRLERFMNRYAERNGMGYEDRDQPASETIKQ; encoded by the coding sequence TTGGCGACGATCGAATTTATCAGCGGCATTCAAGAAGAGGTGAGCGAAATCAAGCTGCGCCGGGGCAAGAGCAGCGGCAACGTGATCGTTGTCTTCATCTTTGAGAAGGTCAACGCAATGGCAAACCTCAGCAGCTTCTCCTCGGGCGGTGCCCAGTACATGCGCCTGAGCGACGAGGAGGGCGACATTCAGGTGACGCCGCGCAACCTCGAATTTTTTTACAAGAACGACGACAACCTCGAGCGGCTGGTCTGCACCTTCGAACTCATCAACGATGTGCAGCGCCAGCGCCTTGAGCGATTTATGAACCGCTACGCGGAGCGCAATGGCATGGGCTACGAGGACAGGGACCAGCCCGCTTCTGAGACAATAAAGCAGTAG